In Mycoplasma sp. OR1901, the following are encoded in one genomic region:
- a CDS encoding putative immunoglobulin-blocking virulence protein, with the protein MNFFKLKKNKVNLILVVSSLTISTFLATGIYKFSSIKNSNEYDFRIKNTRPKLINKDNLDVVSSENSIMDDNLKEIPKPEPIEEIKPKPIKEKEIIKNEINPERKKVLIKPIPVPKEKPKIVTPKPIPEPIEKVEPKPTETPTPIVKVVPEPIPEDVKDPEPGQADNRAVIDGVKVRVKREFPKERIVEKYDIENNINNRIKYVDVIGTRITSIEATDELRKAQITKASNFLFTNQSLFKSHLEDYKLILEQTKRTGEKWDWELYFSRPSNQLTFSKFNDRFGLLFDPKNEKNFVKFLTPDGQIEWPEHKKLYEGKDFEKIKYERLLWLMDHLDQSKLTKISNDVENWFKEGYTLGAEGAYINEKGEISTHIGSVPDGHNQVLNRYYRDNVAKRAFGYNDWMWRTGGQIKDGLYPGWEKRDVKNDPKFGKYNVKDINGIQIYELYRTNNDPDITRTHGTVVSIDASDDRAYEKTKSLIEELQKDNVEITSYRILNMGQKSAGQKFKDILKALPKKLPQLELFFDAAAANTSSLIELEYKEIDELSLYTEGNSLKPEWNLNPLSFRNVAWINSIDYNVSFDYKSGSKVATRLVFNTISFDKRDLDENATDNKAKFKRINDGLRMVYWARNHEPFFSGGDYEYPMNLDFTRVHKIRSLNNLVFNDIVHPEKPQKKVRKVKFFNDSPFFDIDANDLNNAGFSKNIVVGEMGPPSPEITFSNNNQTQSVYIKGNGTLNFNGINELRTLISLGHLNNTIKVDKTNVALFELLKRNGYDVVFSDEALQFT; encoded by the coding sequence ATGAACTTTTTTAAACTTAAGAAAAACAAAGTTAATTTAATACTAGTAGTTTCTTCGTTAACCATTTCAACTTTCCTTGCTACAGGTATTTACAAATTTTCATCAATTAAAAATTCTAATGAATATGATTTTAGAATTAAAAACACAAGACCTAAATTAATTAATAAAGATAATCTTGATGTGGTTAGCAGTGAAAACTCAATAATGGATGATAATTTAAAAGAAATTCCAAAACCTGAACCTATTGAAGAAATAAAGCCCAAACCAATTAAAGAAAAAGAAATAATTAAAAATGAAATAAATCCTGAAAGAAAAAAAGTTTTAATAAAACCTATTCCGGTTCCTAAAGAAAAACCAAAAATTGTTACACCTAAACCAATACCAGAACCTATCGAAAAAGTGGAACCTAAACCAACTGAAACACCCACACCAATTGTTAAAGTTGTTCCTGAACCAATACCAGAAGATGTTAAAGATCCAGAACCGGGACAAGCCGATAATAGAGCGGTTATTGATGGTGTTAAAGTAAGAGTTAAAAGAGAATTCCCTAAAGAAAGAATAGTTGAAAAATACGATATAGAAAATAACATCAATAATAGAATTAAATATGTCGATGTTATTGGTACAAGAATTACAAGTATTGAAGCAACTGACGAATTAAGAAAAGCTCAAATTACAAAAGCATCAAACTTCTTATTCACAAATCAAAGTTTATTCAAGTCACATTTAGAAGACTATAAATTAATACTAGAACAAACAAAAAGAACTGGTGAAAAATGAGATTGAGAACTTTATTTTAGCAGACCATCAAACCAACTTACATTTAGTAAGTTTAATGATAGATTCGGTTTACTATTCGACCCTAAAAACGAAAAAAACTTTGTTAAATTTCTAACACCTGACGGTCAAATTGAATGACCTGAACATAAAAAACTTTATGAAGGTAAAGATTTTGAAAAAATCAAATATGAAAGACTGTTATGACTTATGGATCACCTTGACCAAAGTAAGTTAACAAAAATTTCTAATGATGTTGAGAATTGATTTAAAGAAGGGTACACTTTAGGCGCAGAAGGTGCATATATAAATGAAAAAGGTGAAATAAGCACACATATTGGTTCAGTTCCTGATGGACATAACCAAGTGTTGAATAGATATTATAGAGATAATGTTGCAAAAAGAGCTTTTGGTTACAATGATTGAATGTGAAGAACTGGTGGACAAATTAAAGATGGTTTATACCCCGGATGAGAAAAAAGGGATGTAAAAAACGATCCTAAATTTGGAAAATACAATGTAAAAGATATTAATGGTATTCAAATTTATGAATTATACAGAACAAATAATGATCCTGATATCACAAGAACACACGGAACTGTTGTAAGTATCGATGCTAGTGATGATAGAGCTTATGAAAAAACTAAATCCCTAATAGAAGAGCTTCAAAAAGACAATGTTGAAATAACATCATATAGAATTTTAAATATGGGTCAAAAATCCGCTGGTCAAAAATTTAAAGATATTTTAAAAGCATTACCTAAAAAATTACCACAATTAGAACTATTCTTTGATGCTGCCGCGGCTAACACTTCTTCTTTAATAGAACTCGAATATAAAGAAATTGATGAGTTATCACTTTACACAGAAGGAAATTCATTAAAACCAGAATGAAATTTAAATCCACTTTCATTCCGTAATGTTGCTTGAATCAATAGCATCGATTATAACGTAAGTTTTGATTATAAATCTGGTTCAAAAGTTGCTACTAGATTAGTATTTAATACAATATCATTTGACAAACGTGACCTAGATGAAAATGCAACAGATAATAAAGCTAAATTCAAAAGAATTAATGATGGTTTAAGAATGGTTTATTGAGCAAGAAATCACGAACCTTTCTTTAGTGGTGGAGATTATGAATACCCAATGAATTTAGATTTTACTAGAGTTCATAAAATTAGATCACTTAATAACTTAGTTTTTAATGATATTGTACATCCTGAAAAACCACAAAAGAAAGTTAGAAAAGTTAAATTCTTTAACGATAGTCCTTTCTTCGATATAGACGCAAACGATTTAAATAACGCAGGATTTTCAAAAAACATAGTAGTCGGTGAAATGGG